One stretch of Legionella birminghamensis DNA includes these proteins:
- the ybgF gene encoding tol-pal system protein YbgF produces the protein MIQMKHRILALCFAGLLPLQVAAEAPVVDDSENFAILDEQQADMEQQPVAKAQLDDSYPEEEIALAQDNELTHSENAELLDRLQGMKQEIQELRGQLEVQAHELKQLQQQQLSFYKDLDSRLSNNMQTKSIARNENSSELNLASKAAPTVSKTPTQAVSTNSAKPIQAVNTAITEINPAAVPSAKNNPADEQLSYLAAYELVKSRHFDDALASMTTFVTQYPHGGYTANAHYWLGELYMVKKNYNEAINHFEVVLKQFPSSSKAAACTLKIGYAQAASGKEIEAKQSLQQVLKNYPDTPTAQLALAKLHSLSAS, from the coding sequence ATGATTCAAATGAAGCATCGCATTCTCGCCTTGTGTTTTGCTGGATTACTACCCCTACAGGTTGCTGCAGAAGCGCCTGTAGTGGATGACAGCGAAAACTTTGCGATTCTCGATGAACAGCAGGCTGATATGGAACAACAACCTGTTGCCAAAGCACAACTGGATGATAGTTATCCTGAGGAAGAAATCGCTCTGGCTCAGGATAATGAGCTGACTCATAGCGAAAACGCAGAGTTATTAGACAGGCTGCAAGGCATGAAGCAGGAAATCCAGGAGCTTCGCGGCCAACTTGAAGTGCAGGCCCATGAATTAAAACAGCTTCAGCAACAACAGTTATCGTTTTATAAAGATCTCGATTCACGTCTGAGCAATAATATGCAGACGAAATCAATCGCCAGGAATGAAAATTCATCTGAACTAAATCTGGCAAGCAAAGCAGCACCCACTGTTAGCAAAACCCCGACACAAGCTGTGTCCACCAATTCGGCAAAACCCATTCAAGCAGTCAACACCGCCATTACTGAAATAAATCCTGCAGCAGTTCCCTCTGCTAAAAATAATCCAGCCGACGAACAATTGAGCTACCTAGCGGCTTATGAATTAGTAAAATCCAGGCATTTTGACGATGCCTTAGCGTCAATGACTACTTTTGTTACCCAATACCCGCATGGCGGGTATACCGCAAATGCCCATTACTGGCTGGGCGAACTTTATATGGTCAAGAAAAACTACAATGAGGCGATTAACCATTTTGAAGTAGTGCTGAAACAATTTCCTTCTTCCAGCAAGGCAGCCGCCTGCACTTTGAAAATTGGCTATGCTCAAGCCGCTTCAGGCAAAGAAATCGAAGCCAAGCAAAGTCTGCAGCAAGTTTTAAAGAATTACCCTGACACTCCCACAGCGCAACTCGCTTTGGCTAAATTACATTCACTTAGTGCCTCATGA
- the pal gene encoding peptidoglycan-associated lipoprotein Pal: MRAKSFLKLGLVAASIVLLASCSKTPGSAGDYSGMGDSDASAHGLGQFTRFAGQEPGESYTTQAPHNQLYLFSYDDSTFAPKYMASLNAQSDYLKSHPGARVLLAGHTDERGSREYNIALGERRANTVAELMRMAGVSRQQIRVVSYGKERPANFGHDEGSHMQNRRVEFIYEATR, from the coding sequence ATGAGAGCTAAATCATTTTTAAAATTGGGACTGGTTGCAGCAAGCATCGTCCTGCTGGCATCCTGTTCAAAAACCCCCGGCAGCGCTGGTGATTATTCCGGTATGGGTGACAGTGACGCTTCCGCACACGGTTTGGGACAATTTACTCGCTTTGCGGGCCAGGAGCCAGGTGAATCATACACGACACAAGCGCCGCATAATCAGTTATATTTATTCTCTTATGACGATTCCACCTTTGCACCCAAATACATGGCCTCTTTAAATGCGCAATCGGATTATTTAAAATCCCATCCCGGAGCGCGTGTTCTCCTGGCTGGTCACACTGATGAACGCGGCAGCCGCGAATATAACATTGCATTAGGCGAGCGTCGGGCTAATACCGTTGCAGAATTAATGCGTATGGCAGGCGTGAGCAGACAGCAAATACGGGTTGTCAGCTATGGTAAAGAGCGCCCCGCTAATTTTGGCCACGACGAAGGATCGCACATGCAAAATCGTCGTGTAGAATTTATTTATGAGGCTACAAGATGA
- a CDS encoding MlaE family ABC transporter permease → MTKILSDAGLKYDAQNRCYACTGSWTVSSLNGFIETVQQEQLPETESLTISGKQLEHFDSAGALALHNFMRFLAEHKKETKLDDFNSQQLALLDLIKEKKEALDFQVPPAKPQPVLEMIGQETIHKINQADGFIILLGDLSTKFFEAFGQWRRFQIPSIISIIDSAGIKALPIVALLSFLIGVVLAYQMGLQLQTYGANIFIAYLSGMAIFREFAPLITAIIVAGRTSSAFTAQIGSMKINEEIDALYTMGLSPTELLVMPKVIGLLAVFPLLIFWSDVFSIFGAMFMSKWMLGISHVDYLARLKDSVGLTQLMLGLYKAPAFAFLIALVGCFQGFQVESSADSVGSQTTKSVVQALFLIIIADAVFSVVYSWMDL, encoded by the coding sequence ATGACTAAAATACTCTCAGACGCCGGGCTGAAATATGACGCACAAAACCGCTGCTATGCCTGTACAGGTTCCTGGACGGTTTCCTCGCTTAACGGTTTCATTGAAACAGTACAACAGGAGCAATTGCCTGAGACTGAGTCCCTGACCATTAGCGGGAAGCAGCTGGAGCATTTTGATAGCGCCGGCGCCTTGGCCCTGCATAATTTTATGCGTTTTCTGGCAGAGCATAAAAAAGAAACCAAACTGGATGATTTTAATTCTCAGCAACTCGCCTTGCTTGATCTGATAAAAGAGAAAAAAGAAGCGCTGGATTTCCAGGTTCCCCCCGCCAAACCACAACCGGTTCTTGAAATGATAGGCCAGGAAACCATCCACAAGATCAATCAGGCGGATGGGTTTATTATTTTGCTGGGAGATTTAAGCACCAAATTTTTTGAGGCTTTTGGGCAATGGCGCCGCTTTCAAATCCCTAGCATCATTTCCATTATTGACTCTGCCGGAATCAAGGCCCTGCCTATCGTTGCTTTGTTATCATTTTTAATTGGAGTGGTGCTGGCTTATCAAATGGGACTCCAGCTACAGACTTATGGTGCCAATATTTTTATCGCCTACTTATCAGGGATGGCTATTTTCCGCGAGTTCGCGCCGCTTATCACGGCGATTATCGTTGCTGGCCGAACCAGTTCCGCCTTCACCGCCCAGATTGGCAGCATGAAAATTAACGAGGAGATTGACGCGCTTTATACAATGGGCCTGTCGCCAACTGAATTACTGGTAATGCCCAAAGTCATCGGCTTGCTAGCCGTTTTCCCATTACTCATTTTCTGGTCAGATGTATTTAGCATCTTTGGCGCTATGTTCATGTCAAAATGGATGCTCGGCATCAGCCATGTAGATTATCTGGCGCGTTTAAAGGATTCTGTTGGATTAACACAGTTAATGCTTGGGCTTTATAAAGCCCCTGCTTTTGCCTTTTTGATTGCCTTAGTCGGCTGCTTTCAGGGATTCCAGGTGGAATCCAGCGCCGACAGTGTCGGCAGCCAGACCACTAAAAGTGTAGTACAGGCTTTATTTTTAATTATTATTGCCGATGCGGTCTTCTCCGTTGTATACAGCTGGATGGATTTATAA
- a CDS encoding ABC transporter ATP-binding protein: protein MPDPVIEITGLKNKLGGQWVHTDVNLTVNQGEILAIIGGSGSGKTTILRSLLMLLKPTGGDIKIFGQDISTLSTRKANKLRQRWGMLFQHSALFSAMTVLENITFPMREFTQLDKRFMEKLAMLKLALVGLPEESASKYPAELSGGMQRRAAAARAIAMDPELLFLDEPTTGLDPRGARQFDELILFLRKTLNLTIVMISHDLESLKSTDRVAFVGSGKILAVEPLKELMKNPHPLIAEYFSKF, encoded by the coding sequence ATGCCTGATCCAGTCATTGAAATTACCGGCCTGAAAAATAAACTGGGAGGTCAATGGGTACACACCGATGTCAATCTGACAGTTAACCAGGGGGAGATCCTTGCTATCATCGGAGGAAGCGGCAGCGGAAAGACCACTATTTTACGAAGCCTGTTAATGCTTTTGAAACCCACTGGAGGGGACATTAAAATTTTTGGACAGGACATCTCAACGCTTTCTACACGTAAGGCAAATAAACTTCGCCAGCGTTGGGGCATGTTGTTTCAACACAGTGCACTTTTTTCCGCAATGACTGTTTTGGAAAATATTACTTTCCCGATGCGGGAATTCACCCAGCTGGATAAGCGGTTCATGGAAAAATTGGCCATGCTCAAACTAGCGCTGGTCGGATTGCCGGAAGAATCAGCCAGCAAATATCCCGCTGAGCTAAGTGGCGGGATGCAGCGAAGAGCGGCGGCAGCCAGAGCGATTGCCATGGATCCGGAGTTGTTATTCCTGGACGAACCGACCACTGGTCTTGACCCCAGAGGCGCGCGGCAGTTTGATGAACTGATTTTGTTTTTACGTAAAACCTTAAACCTGACCATTGTAATGATAAGCCACGATCTTGAATCCCTGAAATCGACTGATCGGGTTGCATTTGTTGGCAGTGGAAAAATTTTGGCAGTGGAGCCGTTGAAAGAATTAATGAAAAATCCGCATCCACTGATTGCTGAATACTTTAGTAAATTTTAA
- a CDS encoding diphosphomevalonate/mevalonate 3,5-bisphosphate decarboxylase family protein codes for MQWFAQAPANIALIKYMGKKDDNSNLPANPSLSYTLTNLLSNVTLDTHSGREDFWEPLHLPGAMPFELSLASQKRFLKHLAFLKDHFNYKGSFLVRSSNNFPHGSGLASSASSFAALTKCAIRALCELKDIPLPPIAEAANLSRQGSGSSCRSFFAPWALWQEDSVKAIDLPYHQLLHQVIVISREEKKIASSEAHRLVKTSIHYATRPQRAIENLKVLLNALQAQNWADIYQICWREFHDMHQLFATCEKPFSYMTPNSKSLLKSLQMLWEKEGDGPIVTMDAGPNIHLLYRPDQEELAQRFKQQHLVGNYDVL; via the coding sequence ATGCAGTGGTTTGCTCAGGCACCGGCAAATATAGCCCTTATTAAATACATGGGAAAAAAGGATGATAACAGCAACCTGCCGGCTAATCCGTCCCTGTCCTATACCCTCACCAATTTATTAAGCAATGTCACGCTGGATACCCATTCAGGCAGGGAAGACTTTTGGGAACCCCTGCATTTACCGGGAGCCATGCCTTTTGAGTTATCACTTGCTTCGCAGAAACGCTTCCTGAAACACCTGGCTTTTTTGAAAGATCATTTCAACTATAAAGGCTCTTTCCTGGTGCGTTCCTCCAATAATTTTCCCCATGGAAGCGGTCTGGCAAGTTCTGCATCAAGCTTTGCCGCACTTACCAAATGCGCTATTCGGGCGCTTTGTGAATTAAAAGATATTCCGCTGCCGCCCATTGCTGAGGCAGCAAACCTCAGCCGCCAGGGTTCAGGGTCTTCCTGCCGCTCTTTTTTTGCCCCTTGGGCCCTCTGGCAGGAGGATAGCGTAAAGGCGATTGATCTGCCCTATCACCAATTACTGCACCAGGTGATTGTCATTAGTCGGGAAGAAAAAAAAATCGCTTCCAGTGAAGCGCATCGCCTGGTTAAAACCAGCATTCATTATGCAACCCGTCCGCAAAGAGCAATAGAAAATCTCAAAGTTCTGCTGAATGCCTTGCAAGCGCAAAACTGGGCAGATATCTATCAGATTTGCTGGCGCGAATTTCATGATATGCACCAATTATTTGCTACCTGTGAAAAACCATTCAGCTATATGACCCCAAATAGTAAATCCCTGCTAAAATCTTTACAGATGCTATGGGAAAAAGAAGGTGATGGTCCTATTGTAACTATGGACGCTGGCCCGAATATCCATTTGCTTTATCGCCCGGATCAAGAAGAGCTGGCTCAGCGCTTTAAACAACAACATTTGGTTGGAAATTA
- a CDS encoding FUSC family protein, with protein MAIRNTTKIAWQAAAAITIAEIVSYLLNLERGYWVTLSAMALTTQSWGESLKRSLERVSMTILGGAGGTILYWITPPNQYAILGLMLLFVFFTVYLFQIFHLAAMIALTGFVVYLFAMFGDWNLFLLRERILDTALGAAIALMVSTYCLPVRTNVVDLFVRYIEKIQASLSNEFLQRPVNAQPVTVQHLYLEYQLIRKNALSISYEVLFHRINRKDFHLLLTQIAFCTHYVVGLIEAYSWLEPYMNEEDKTRIHMAVDTSLHNLEALKKRLKKESHAPMLPALNLIDILTKAIKADPSRFSTLESKALGFFNLMYFFTRLNTRLNEIYYLLEKVKK; from the coding sequence ATGGCCATCCGCAATACCACTAAGATAGCATGGCAGGCTGCGGCAGCAATAACGATAGCGGAGATAGTCAGCTATTTGCTGAATCTGGAAAGAGGATACTGGGTGACCTTAAGTGCTATGGCACTGACCACACAGTCCTGGGGGGAGAGCCTTAAGCGTTCGCTGGAGCGCGTCAGTATGACCATTCTCGGCGGGGCGGGCGGCACGATCCTTTATTGGATAACCCCGCCAAATCAGTATGCGATTCTGGGGCTCATGCTCCTGTTCGTTTTTTTTACTGTCTACCTGTTTCAGATCTTTCATCTGGCGGCAATGATTGCCCTTACAGGTTTCGTGGTTTATTTATTTGCCATGTTTGGTGACTGGAATCTGTTCCTGCTGCGGGAGAGAATCCTGGATACGGCCTTGGGAGCGGCCATTGCCTTGATGGTTTCTACCTACTGTTTACCGGTCAGAACCAATGTTGTAGATCTGTTTGTCCGTTATATAGAAAAGATCCAGGCATCGCTGTCGAATGAATTCCTGCAGCGGCCGGTGAATGCGCAACCTGTAACGGTGCAGCATTTGTATCTTGAATATCAGTTGATCCGCAAAAATGCGCTCTCGATCAGTTATGAAGTTCTTTTTCATCGCATTAATCGTAAAGATTTCCATCTTCTGCTGACCCAAATTGCGTTCTGCACCCATTATGTGGTGGGGCTAATAGAAGCATACTCCTGGCTCGAGCCTTATATGAACGAGGAAGATAAAACGCGCATTCATATGGCTGTAGATACGAGTTTGCATAATCTGGAGGCGCTCAAAAAGCGTCTGAAAAAAGAATCCCATGCGCCCATGCTGCCAGCCCTTAATCTTATCGATATTCTAACCAAGGCGATTAAGGCCGATCCCTCACGGTTTTCTACCCTGGAAAGCAAGGCGCTGGGATTTTTCAATCTGATGTATTTTTTTACACGTCTGAATACCCGATTGAATGAAATTTATTATTTGCTGGAAAAAGTAAAGAAATGA
- a CDS encoding MlaD family protein gives MEAKTNYTIVGLTVVILTAALLASALWLSVGFDQKKYKIYAVYIHEAVSGLTEDSPVKYNGVPVGSVSKIELSQIDPQQVKILLKIEDGTPITTSTTATLISQGITGTTYVGLSATSSDLTPLKKIPKEPYPIIPAKPSLFYQLDSVLKEVAENVNGVTVKINKIFDDENALYIKNTLKNLEGFSDVVAKNNQVINHTLKSTETLTRNIAKASKDLPGIIQDVKEGVGKLNAMTEQISLAGEKVGTAMDAGKTALDKISQQTIPPAVVLLRRLNNIAANLEQVSNLMRQNPAVVVRGTAAPKAGPGE, from the coding sequence TTGGAAGCTAAAACAAATTACACTATCGTGGGACTAACTGTTGTTATTCTTACTGCAGCCCTGCTGGCTTCAGCACTGTGGCTATCGGTAGGATTCGATCAGAAAAAGTATAAAATCTATGCAGTTTATATCCACGAAGCGGTTTCCGGTTTAACTGAAGATTCACCAGTAAAATACAATGGTGTTCCAGTAGGTTCTGTCTCAAAAATTGAACTAAGCCAAATTGATCCCCAGCAGGTAAAGATTCTATTGAAGATTGAGGACGGTACCCCCATTACTACAAGCACCACTGCAACCCTGATTTCCCAGGGGATCACAGGAACAACTTATGTCGGCCTGTCCGCCACTTCCTCTGATCTCACCCCATTAAAGAAGATTCCCAAGGAACCCTATCCTATCATTCCCGCCAAGCCCTCCCTCTTTTATCAGTTAGACAGCGTATTGAAAGAAGTTGCGGAAAATGTGAATGGCGTTACAGTTAAAATTAATAAAATATTTGATGATGAGAATGCACTGTATATAAAAAACACATTAAAAAATCTGGAAGGATTTTCCGATGTAGTCGCTAAAAATAACCAAGTGATTAACCACACCCTGAAAAGCACTGAAACTTTAACCCGTAATATTGCCAAGGCCAGTAAAGACCTTCCGGGCATCATTCAGGATGTTAAAGAGGGTGTTGGCAAATTGAATGCGATGACGGAGCAAATCAGCCTGGCAGGGGAAAAAGTCGGTACCGCAATGGACGCAGGAAAAACAGCGCTAGATAAAATTTCACAACAAACCATCCCGCCAGCCGTTGTTCTGCTGCGCCGTTTAAATAATATCGCAGCCAATCTTGAACAGGTTAGCAATTTAATGCGTCAGAATCCTGCTGTGGTGGTTCGGGGAACCGCCGCACCCAAAGCTGGACCAGGAGAGTGA
- a CDS encoding hydroxymethylglutaryl-CoA reductase, degradative — MPISNQASKLFQGFSRLNREERFSRLLELGALTDEDVAYLRQGGVDDITLADKLIENVIGYFQLPLGVATNFRIDHHDYIIPLAVEETSIIAALSKTAKWVRQQGEITTWVDGECIIGQIQLAKVKNFARFEALFQQHKNALIQKANEDVATNMVKRGGGVRDLHLRHLVRDDGADMAIIHLMMNSCDAMGANIINQVLEYLKTPLENLSGEQVSMCILSNLNDQKLTTARVVINEVDDELGERLQEASLFAEKDPYRAATHNKGVMNGIDPVLIATGNDWRAVEAGIHAYAARSGQYRAITRWRYNEGQLTGQLTAPLIVGTVGGVTALHPTASMCLRMMGIESANHLARIIAAVGLVQNLGAIKALCTEGIIQGHMKLHIDNLLLVAGANEDEMPILKNKLQSWLSVNKRVSLKNAQELLAELRKG; from the coding sequence ATGCCAATAAGTAATCAAGCCAGTAAATTATTTCAGGGATTTTCCAGGCTAAACCGTGAGGAACGATTCAGTCGGCTTTTGGAGCTGGGCGCTCTGACAGATGAAGATGTTGCTTATTTAAGACAGGGCGGGGTGGATGACATTACGTTGGCGGATAAACTGATTGAAAATGTTATTGGATATTTTCAATTGCCTCTGGGAGTGGCCACCAATTTTCGCATAGACCACCATGATTACATTATTCCGCTGGCGGTTGAAGAAACATCAATTATTGCTGCTTTATCAAAAACTGCAAAATGGGTGAGACAACAGGGTGAAATTACAACCTGGGTTGATGGGGAGTGCATTATTGGGCAAATTCAGTTAGCCAAAGTTAAAAATTTTGCCCGATTTGAAGCCTTATTCCAGCAACACAAAAATGCTTTGATACAAAAAGCAAATGAAGATGTCGCCACCAATATGGTGAAGCGTGGCGGCGGAGTAAGAGATTTGCATCTGCGCCATTTAGTCCGTGACGATGGAGCGGATATGGCCATTATTCATCTGATGATGAATAGCTGTGATGCCATGGGCGCCAACATTATCAACCAGGTGCTGGAATATTTGAAAACGCCTCTGGAGAACTTGAGCGGCGAACAGGTCTCTATGTGCATATTGTCCAATTTAAACGATCAGAAACTAACTACCGCCCGTGTGGTCATTAATGAAGTCGACGATGAATTAGGTGAGCGCTTACAGGAGGCCTCTTTATTTGCTGAAAAAGATCCCTACCGCGCTGCGACTCATAACAAAGGGGTTATGAATGGCATTGATCCGGTTTTAATTGCAACCGGCAATGACTGGCGGGCGGTCGAAGCGGGCATTCATGCCTATGCTGCACGCAGTGGCCAATATCGAGCCATTACGCGTTGGCGCTACAATGAGGGACAGTTGACCGGTCAACTGACGGCACCGCTTATTGTGGGCACAGTGGGCGGTGTAACAGCGCTTCATCCCACTGCCAGCATGTGCCTGCGAATGATGGGCATCGAGTCAGCCAACCATCTTGCCAGAATCATCGCAGCTGTCGGGCTAGTGCAAAACCTTGGTGCTATCAAGGCGCTTTGTACGGAAGGAATTATTCAGGGACATATGAAACTGCATATTGATAATCTATTATTAGTGGCAGGGGCGAATGAGGATGAAATGCCGATATTAAAAAACAAACTGCAGAGTTGGCTGTCCGTTAATAAACGCGTAAGCCTTAAAAATGCACAGGAGTTATTGGCAGAGCTTCGCAAAGGATAA
- the queE gene encoding 7-carboxy-7-deazaguanine synthase QueE has product MTKLNNQLRITEIFHSLQGESTTVGLPTVFIRLTGCPLRCQYCDTAYAFSGGELHEISAILEKVASFGCTHVCVTGGEPLAQPGCLPLMQQLCDAGYHVSLETSGARDIKEVDQRVMIVMDLKTPDSGECGKNLLSNLDHLKPSDQIKFVLCSRNDYEWANQLLMEYRLHERTQILYSPSWKELPATTLADWIVADRLPVRFQIQLHKILWNDVPGH; this is encoded by the coding sequence ATGACCAAGTTAAACAATCAACTGCGTATTACTGAAATATTCCATTCTTTACAGGGTGAATCAACGACTGTCGGGTTGCCGACAGTTTTTATTCGTCTAACAGGTTGCCCGCTTCGCTGCCAATACTGCGATACGGCCTATGCGTTTAGCGGCGGTGAGCTCCATGAAATATCTGCTATTCTTGAGAAAGTAGCCAGTTTCGGTTGCACTCATGTCTGTGTAACCGGCGGTGAACCTCTGGCGCAACCCGGATGTTTACCACTGATGCAGCAGCTATGCGATGCCGGCTATCATGTTTCCCTGGAAACCAGCGGCGCGCGCGATATAAAAGAAGTGGACCAGCGGGTGATGATTGTAATGGATTTGAAGACACCAGACTCAGGGGAATGCGGTAAAAACTTATTAAGCAACCTTGATCACTTAAAACCCTCTGATCAAATAAAATTTGTGTTATGCAGCCGTAACGATTATGAATGGGCAAACCAGCTTTTAATGGAGTATCGCTTGCACGAACGCACTCAGATACTGTATTCACCCAGCTGGAAAGAGTTGCCGGCAACAACTTTAGCGGACTGGATTGTGGCGGATCGCCTGCCAGTCAGATTTCAGATTCAGCTGCATAAAATACTTTGGAATGACGTCCCCGGTCATTAA
- a CDS encoding ABC-type transport auxiliary lipoprotein family protein produces the protein MNKLIQRFSIAAGLLFLQGCAVKPTVTNEYKLDSFSRKVVAQKPVHASILITHPDAATGYDTEEMLYTDKPFEVTSFVHNAWMGPPADMLLPLMVQSLQKSGYFYAVASTATSELTDYRLDTQLLELQQSFLKKPSQLDLTVKIVLTHVSDNRIIASKIIELHVPCPSDTPYGGVIAANQATGLFTEAVTEFVLTHVRNDSHLT, from the coding sequence TTGAATAAATTAATCCAACGCTTCAGCATTGCTGCCGGCTTGTTGTTTTTACAGGGCTGTGCCGTCAAACCAACAGTCACTAATGAATATAAGCTGGATAGCTTTAGCCGAAAGGTTGTTGCCCAAAAACCTGTGCATGCTTCTATTTTGATCACTCATCCGGATGCAGCCACTGGTTATGATACAGAGGAAATGCTTTACACTGATAAGCCATTTGAAGTCACCAGTTTTGTACACAATGCCTGGATGGGGCCCCCTGCAGATATGCTTTTGCCTTTGATGGTGCAAAGCTTACAGAAAAGCGGATATTTCTATGCAGTGGCTTCAACAGCAACCTCAGAATTAACCGATTATCGCCTCGATACACAGCTATTGGAATTGCAGCAAAGTTTTCTGAAGAAACCGAGCCAGCTTGATTTGACCGTCAAAATTGTTTTGACTCATGTCAGTGATAATCGAATTATTGCATCGAAAATAATCGAACTACATGTGCCATGCCCAAGTGATACCCCTTATGGCGGCGTAATCGCTGCTAACCAGGCTACCGGTTTGTTTACAGAGGCTGTTACAGAGTTTGTATTGACTCACGTCAGGAATGACTCCCATTTAACCTGA